The proteins below come from a single Pichia kudriavzevii chromosome 2, complete sequence genomic window:
- a CDS encoding uncharacterized protein (PKUD0B09080; similar to Saccharomyces cerevisiae YDR265W (PEX10); ancestral locus Anc_5.628), whose amino-acid sequence MSSDNFNYKKLLPRANAPVLVRAQQKDTLFEDELAQRLSRLLKPNPRNTTTRGTGIQPPSPSLVARAIHLCATVAVGGRTLGDEYVGTTLVSGKRWLYVLLELVLCYLHTANNVSLLNTVLLLHRSLFYWTGQYRSLSLRLAAVEYANTSMSTAATTNTYPLLGILCAAEGLRECIALYSGNKKPKYSTSTAIDSTRLDNTQLQIQQYTQNTCRYEFLGSCPLCMDIMVHPCAAQCGHAFCWNCAHEWANRNNSIIPKCPVCRAPFPQRELVVLR is encoded by the coding sequence ATGTCTAGTGATAATTTCAATTATAAGAAACTCCTCCCCCGTGCAAATGCACCTGTTCTAGTCCGTGCCCAGCAGAAGGACACCCTCTTTGAGGATGAACTTGCCCAAAGGCTCTCAAGGTTACTCAAACCAAACCCAAGAAACACCACTACTCGGGGGACCGGGATACAACCACCATCACCTTCTCTTGTGGCCCGAGCCATTCATTTGTGTGCTACAGTCGCCGTTGGGGGGAGAACACTTGGTGACGAATATGTCGGCACAACACTTGTCTCAGGTAAGAGATGGCTCTATGTGTTGCTCGAGCTGGTGCTTTGTTACTTGCACACAGCAAACAATGTCTCTCTCTTAAACACAGTCCTTCTCCTCCACCGCAGTCTCTTTTACTGGACTGGCCAATACCGGTCGCTCTCTCTGAGATTGGCAGCAGTTGAATACGCAAACACTAGTATGTCCACTGCTGCCACTACAAACACGTATCCGTTGTTGGGGATACTCTGTGCAGCAGAGGGACTTCGGGAATGTATTGCTCTCTATTCAGGAAACAAGAAACCCAAATACAGCACATCTACTGCCATCGACAGCACTAGATTGGACAATACCCAAttacaaatacaacaatATACACAGAACACATGCAGATACGAGTTTCTCGGCTCGTGTCCTCTCTGTATGGATATAATGGTCCATCCTTGTGCAGCCCAATGTGGACATGCATTCTGCTGGAATTGTGCACATGAATGGGCTAATAGGAACAACTCCATTATACCAAAATGTCCAGTTTGTCGAGCCCCTTTCCCACAACGTGAACTTGTTGTTCTTCGGTAA